tgtgtatgcggCGCCAGTTCGTTCTGTTCTCTTTCAGCCAAAGAAGAAAGAACCGAGCTGAGGCTGACAAATTGCAGACACAGTCGAGTGCGCATCGGAACGGCACTTCGGGGCACGGTTACGGGCAACGAGAACGACATTCAGTTCCAATACGGCTGCAAGGGGTGCGGATGCATGCCGCCACATACTCATCCTCATCGCTATTCGGCTATTCGAGTCCTACCCACACTATCGCGCGCTCATAGTCGCAGTGGCAGTCGCATTCAAGTGTCGCAAGTTCAAGTGCAATTTGGCAAATTgttgtatttatttaaattgaaaGTGCCTCCTCTCAAGTGCTCAAGTGATCCAACAAAACTCGTAAAATGTTGcaacatcatcagcagcaaGCACAGGTGCCACAATCCGGCGGATATTACGACTACAATCAGTCGCCTAGTCCTGGCAGTCTGACCAATGCGGATGCCCTGAACACCACCCCATTTTCAGTCAAGGATATATTGAATATGGTCAATCAAACGGAGGCATACGAAGGCGCCTATGGGCATCTTGACAGGTAAGCTTCTTCTTCAAATATATATCCTAGAAAGAATCTTTTCTTCGACAATTTGTTAGGATTAGGAACAGTTGAAGATATTCATATAATTATAACCGAGATCTAGGATTTCATTATACTGAAAGAGTCTTATAATTATTTATAATTATCTTTGGTTATCTTGTTTTAATAGAAATCAGACATGAAATACCTATTTTTTACCCGAATCTGTTACGCATTTTGTAGATGGCAAGGAAATTGTTAAAGAATTTCCCGACTTTCTTTTCTTCAAGATTTTCTTATTATCAGTCAAACATCTACCTGTCAGCAACTATTTTTAAAGACAACCAGTTCCCATTCCCATTGATTtttgcatttatttatttttatttagtaAGGCTCCATAGGAAAATTAATTTCCAGCAATTTTCCTTTGAAAGATAATGTTTTGATAACCTTCTGTCGAGACCGAGTCTCGGCAGAAGAAATCCTATGAAAATACATCGAAAGCATGAATTGCAAATAGGATCTAGGGTCCGTCCTTCACGTATTCGTAGAGCAGAAGAGCAGGAGTTTGTCTTTGACAAATCATCGTTATTTGTACAAGAGGCAAgacctccctctctctctctgtcgaaTACCAAGACgtacccacacacacacacacacacactcgcaaaGTTGTAACAATAGGAAAAACAAGGTCCGGCCCGAGGTCTGAGGCCTGAGGTCCGGTCCGACTGCCTGAAGCCGCTCGGAGTgaggtcgtcgtcgtcctcggggctggggctggccAACATATGTGATTCGCATGTGTGTCCGGTGCCGACCGCGCTGGGGCGTCCTTAATTCTGATGAGGCATGAAATGATGTCACCAAGGGTCCTGTCGCGACAGCAGGAAGTACGAAAATGGTCCGGGCGCTCGCTTTCCCTGCACCAAGCTCTTGCTGTGTCCGGTGTGATGCAACATGTGGCATGCATAGCCAGATCCGAAACTAACCAGCCTCccatctctttctctctctccttgCTTTGACCAACAGTGCCGCGGCAGCTTCGGCGTTCTATGGCGCCGGCGAGTACCAGCAGCATCTTCACCAGCATCCGCATCAgtaccagcaacagcaacaggatTTGCCAGCGgcgtcgcagcagcaactgcaCCATCATCTGGTCGAGCATCAGGAGGATGCCACCACATCGTCGTCGCTGTCGCCACTATTGCCGCCCCCGCCCCACGGCCACCATCAGTTGTACGGCAGCTATCAGGACTATGGCATGCCCGCCCACATGTTCCAGCATCACCATGGACATCCGCACCAGAGTTTCCAGCCAGCCGCCTCGGCCTACAACATGTCCGCCACGCAGTTCTACGCCGGAGCCACGGCCCCGTCCTATCAAAGTCCCGCCACATACAACTACAATTATGCCGGAGCCGGTGATGCCTATCCGCAGCACTCCCCGGCCGTCACCATCAAGAGCGAGTACATACCCACGCCGTATGTCACGCCCTCCCCCACCCTGGACCTGAACAGCTCCGCCGAGGTGGAGAGCCTTGCGCCGGCGCAGAAACTATGCGGCAATCCGCTCTCGCAGAGACTCCTGGAGACGGTCAGCAATTCGGCCTCGCTGCGGAGCATTCACAGCACGGACGAGGGCGCTAAAAGAAGTAAGTAGTCCTAGATATTGGAGTGGATGGCGCCAGCTTTAGATCGCGGAACTAACTTTTGTTTACCTCCACAGAGGACAACAGCCAGGTGACCTCTTCGCGTTCCGAGCTGCGCAAGAACAGTTCCAGTGGCAGCAatcacagcagcagcatgaaCAGTAATGGATCCAGCAAGCCCCGAATGAAACGCAAGCCTCGGGTGCTCTTCTCTCAGGCCCAGGTCTTGGAGTTGGAGTGCCGTTTTCGGCTGAAGAAGTATCTGACGGGATCAGAGCGTGAGATAATTGCCCAGAAGCTAAATCTGTCGGCCACGCAGGTGAAGATCTGGTTCCAGAATCGTCGCTACAAGTCGAAGCGGGGCGACATCGATTGTGAGGGCATTGCCAAGCATCTCAAGCTCAAGGTGGAACCACTGCACTCTCCCACAACGCTCCCACCACCCATGCCCAATCATATGATGTGGCCACCCACAGTCCAGCACTCCCAGCAGCAACatcaccaacagcagcagctgccacaCCTCCAATAGCTGAGGGGCAGGAAGATGGGATGGTGTTCTTAATTTATTGCAATTTAACGCAGAATCTATGTTGTAGCCTAAAGAAAATGCCTCATAGCTCTAGTACCTTGTTTTATGTATATATCGGACAATAAATAAAGTTTAAGACAAACTACTAATTGTTGTTATTTCCGATATTTCGAAAGACACTTGAGAAGGAAGAACGAATACTCCTGGAACTCTCACAAGTCCACAAAATCTACGAGTATAGCTTTACTTATATATGTAGTATATCGAATAGAATTTCTTATGCCACGACATTAGCTTTTCCAACTCGCTTTCCTTTTTTATCCATCACTTTCTTGCACGTTTCCTCATCTGTCACATCAGATACAACATGGAGTCTGGGCTCCAGAAGTACTCCCCATTCGTTCTGGGAGTACTCGTATTTATATCTTTATGAACAGCTTTCGATCGGCGGCCACCAATCCATCGATCCGTCGATCCATTAGGCACCGCATCTGCGTATAATTGTTGCCGATCGCCGCATAAATCAATTTTTATCGATACGTACGATCAGTTTTGTTTTATGAAAAATGAAAAggaaaagcaaaacaaaacaatttcCGTTTTAATTCTGGAAATGTTTTCCCTTTTCTACTTTTGGCATGGCCAAAGGGGTGCCCGGGCAGAGGGAGCGGAGCGGGTGCGTCGGCGGCAGACACTACAAAGGTTGCATTTATGAAACGTTTAAGTGGCAGCAATGCAACTGTAAAATGTTTTCCTATATccaaagatacagatactcgtCTCGTACAGAAGAACTCCTCAGCATTTTATGACAGCCAGCAGGGCAAAGGCTAATATTTCATGGAGTGTGTGGTGTTGGggccacagccgcagccgctgccgctgcccctgccgcaGTGCTCTGTTGGTGCGGTGGTGTTTCCCCTGTGTTGTGGCATATCAATTACTCCACAAACACATGCCACAGGGCAGCGAGATTGAGGATTGAGGATGATGCCTGAGGGGTGAATGGGAGGCCACAGGCCAGACCAACAAGTGCAGCTGATCACACTTTTcggggagtggagtggagtcgacGGGGGTTTGAGTTTCAGACTTTCTGACAGCCAGAGCTTCTGGGGTTAGCTCTGGTGCTCGGTTGTGGggtgaactctgagtttgggTGTCAATCACAGTGATCACGCATTAGATATACTCGACAGTAGTCGGATGAGGGTTAAATTAGGCCCCCTTGGGACAGACAGGGTCAGACAGGACAGGGAGTTGCTCGTGGAATGGCAAACAAAACGCCTCCAAGGCCAGCCTTGCCCCATATAGCATTATCCCAGGATAATGCATGTCAAGTGCCGCTAAACATTGCCTAATGGACCACACTGACCAGGCCCTGGGGCGAAGGAAATCGGAATCTGCGACCCCGAAACAATTAAGGTTTCGTCTTACAATGTCGGCGGCAATGTTGCGGCGACTCGTCGTGTGCTCCTTCATAGAGCCGAGTCGACGGTCTATAGTCTGGAGTCTAGACCTACGCAACCGCCGGGGGAACTCAAGTGGAGAATTTGTCATTCCCATATATCACACGAAGGATCGGGTCGTTCGCCGATAAGCAGGCCAGGATAAACCCCGATGTCGGAGTATGCTGCGCTGCTCGCATTGTAGCGCCGTTTAATTCATGCCCCGTCAGAGGATCAAAGCCGATACAAGCCGACTCTCggagtcgcagtcgcagtcgcagctGTGCCTCCCCTTTCTCCAAACCCAATCGATGGCTCTCTCCATTGCTTTCACTGTCATCATTTGCATTTCCTCCTGGCTATGTGCCAAGCCGCCAAAGTGAGAGTAAGGTAAGCAAATTAAGATTTATTAACaacaataaataaacaatATGAAAGAGCAACAATAGCATCAACAATTGGCGTATTCTGGGGCCCCAAACGATTTCCCATTTCCGCACCCTTTGAATGTTGCCGCCCCTGTGACGATTGCGTAATTTTCTTCAATATGCTTTCCTTTTACTCCCAGATCCACAGCCAGCGATGTCAAGTGGATGTCGGAATGGCTGCGGTTGTGTCTCTGGCTGTGCCTGTGACTGTGTTTGTGGCAGTTTCTCCATTAAAGCCTTTGACATTTTATCAGAAAATCCATCGAGTCATTGTTATACATTTTCATTTGATGTGCCCCATAAAAATTGCGATCTCGTTTTACATTTGCCCCGCCGTCACTCGTCTGGGCTTGGGGCTCtgtttgtttttctgttttataTCCATCAGTTTATGGCTTTGTGTGGCTTTCAAGTGGAAAAATTGTGACAATTATATTCAAATTAATTGAGTAATTGCATTTGGAATCCGAGCAGCAGCATTTTCGAGCGTTTGATTTATGGCGTGTGGAAAACGGCACTCAAGGAACCGAATCCAACGAATCCATCCAATCCGCGTAAGCTAATAATCCCATGGCGTTGATATCGCCTTTCGGTTCGGCTGAAAAAACATACGCATGTGGCTAATGAAATTCGAGTTCCGTTCGCTCTCATCCGCACATCCTGATCTACTTAGGGCACCTGTAAACAATCTCAAGCATCGGTTGCTTGATTCGATTCCTCACTTTCGATTTGGGTGGCTTCGTGAACTATTTTCAGGTTAACAAATTAATTGGATATTTATGGGTATAAGCTAAATGAGGTAGTAACGTTTAGTTGTAATGATTTGATACGCCAATGAGATTTATGAGTACATATACGGATTGTAACTTGTAGGAGGGACAAATGAGATATGAGCGGCAAGTCTAGGACTTCTCTGGGTATATATTAACAGAGTTGGAACATGGCGTGCTCAGCTGAAAATGATCTAAGATAGTGTCAAAGTGTTCATAATATTACTCAGTAAATATTGGTGACAGTTACACGATAACTATAACACTTACGCCCCTCGCTAATTATTTCCATAGATTGCATCTAATCGGGAACGAACATGTAATGCACCGATTCTCGTAGATCGGTATCGTGAGGCAgaaaaacaatttttatatCCCCATAACGCCACAAACTTCTGGCTATAAAAGTGACCTCCATCGAACCTGTAAACCATTCGGAAATTAAAGTTAAGATGTGTCGTAAACTACTATGTCGGATCCTGATCCTGCTGATAGTTTTACACTATTCGATGGGAGTTGTTTATGAACTTTTGCTTGAGGATGAGAAAGTATTCACCGAGTGTACGGGTAAGCCTAAAGGCTATCTCAATATGTCTGGATTTTGGGATTTTACCGACTTGGGCTTAGAAATGGTTGAGGAGGGAGTAATCGTGTCTGGAAACATGACGTCT
This region of Drosophila miranda strain MSH22 chromosome 2, D.miranda_PacBio2.1, whole genome shotgun sequence genomic DNA includes:
- the LOC108157609 gene encoding muscle-specific homeobox protein tinman, with protein sequence MLQHHQQQAQVPQSGGYYDYNQSPSPGSLTNADALNTTPFSVKDILNMVNQTEAYEGAYGHLDSAAAASAFYGAGEYQQHLHQHPHQYQQQQQDLPAASQQQLHHHLVEHQEDATTSSSLSPLLPPPPHGHHQLYGSYQDYGMPAHMFQHHHGHPHQSFQPAASAYNMSATQFYAGATAPSYQSPATYNYNYAGAGDAYPQHSPAVTIKSEYIPTPYVTPSPTLDLNSSAEVESLAPAQKLCGNPLSQRLLETVSNSASLRSIHSTDEGAKRKDNSQVTSSRSELRKNSSSGSNHSSSMNSNGSSKPRMKRKPRVLFSQAQVLELECRFRLKKYLTGSEREIIAQKLNLSATQVKIWFQNRRYKSKRGDIDCEGIAKHLKLKVEPLHSPTTLPPPMPNHMMWPPTVQHSQQQHHQQQQLPHLQ